CGGAAAGACTTTtggtacatatatatatagagagagagagggatagagatagataaaataataaattagggTTGAGCGGCGAGCGCTGAAGATGGGGGAGCAACAAGATGGAGAGATGAAGAGAGGATCAAAAAGATCAAAAGGAGCTTCGTTACATACGGATCTAATCTGGGAGGTACTCTTACGACTGCCTTCAAAATCTATAGTGCAGTCTCGGTGCATGTCGAAGCTCTTCTCTTCCTTAACCACCCAGCCAGATTTTATTAGGTCCTTCGCAGCTAGATCAAGTCCCTGTCTTCTCATCTTGTTCGAAGTGGAAAGCAAGCTCTTCGTTTTCTCCTtatcacaacaacaaaaacagaacaagaaCCCTGCTGTGGCTCTTGTGGTTGACAGAAGTTATTCAATGCTTTGTCCAGATAggtatttcttttttaatagtgAGTCAGTCCATGGCTTGATCTGCGTTGAGAAATCAGGAAACCCTCAAATTTGGAACCCAACTACGAGGCGCTTCTCAACATTACCCATTCCCGCACGTAGCTGGAGAGACGGCTCGGTGAGCTTTTTGGGATACGACCCGGTTGACTCTACATACAAAGTACTGTCTTTGCCTTGTGGTGAACGTCGTCCTCGTCAGCCTCAGCCTCGGGCTCTTACACTGGGAGGAGACGGTCTATGGAGAGTCATCCAAGGTGTCCCTGAACATGCCCCTTTCCGCCATGGAGCCATATGTGTTAATGGGGTTCTGTATTATTTAGCCGCTCCCACTAGACCTGAACATTATACTAATCAGTCTCTGGCCTGCTTCCATGTCAGATCTGAAAAGTTGAGTATGATTAAAGTACCATGGAATCTGACTTCTGGTTTTCGCTCCCTTGTACATTGTGGGAATAAGTTAACTTGTGTTATTTCCCTAGGGGATGATATTAATATGTGGACCCTAGAGGATGCAGAGAAACACGAGTGGTCCCACAGACATGTTTGTTTACCTTTTCTTCGCCATGATCCAGTAACCAAAACCCGGTTTACCTTAAAAGGTGTTAATGGTGCTGGTGAGTTTATGTATGTACCAAGAGCTTTGGTGAATCCAttccatattatatattttgatccaAAGGGAAACAGCTTCAGAAGATGCGTGGTTGATGGAGTTGCGGATGACCAATACAGGCGCCAGAATGGTTTGTGGGATGGACCTCTCGGGACCACCTCTGCTTATTCCAATCATGTGGAAACTCTCATGGCATTGTAAGATTTTGTAAAATCAATATTTCTTTGTCTTCCTCACAATAATGGCACTTAATGTTTACAATCAATAGCCTATAGGTttagtcttctttttttttcttgcttttgTTTTTCCCTCAGAATAATGCTGTTTCATTTATGCCACTTGGAATGTCTCCGAGAGACTTgtacttgttttcttttttgtttccgACGCTTGATTTATGCAATTCCTTTCCAAGAGTATTGACCACCAGGTGGTCTGTCTTTTTGGTTCCTTGCTTAACCGTTTATGATGTATTTTATTGATATTAGagcatgattttttttttttgtacatattagagcatgattattaAGGATTCTTATGATGGAGTTTTTAGCGGAATATAAAAAACCGTCTCTCAACTTTTAACTAAAAAGCGAAGAGTcagtttttaaatgtttcttatATTCCTCTAAGAACCCTGTCATAAGAACTCCCCATACAATGttctaaatatttgtaaaaaagaaaaacaggaCTGTCGAAAGTGGCCTTTCCTTTGCCAAGATAGTTTTATTTGGACAAGGAAACATATACATTACCAATGAAAACTTCTTTTGAAGAACCACACCCATAACTGTGAATCGCACACAAAACCATCAGAATGCATTATTCACACCTaacagagagaaaaaagaaactaatttTGATCAGAATGCACTAAAATTATGAATGAAACAAATATTTGGAGATTCATTTGCTGTATCAGAAAAACTAAAACAGTGTTCTTGTTCATTCCTATCATCATGCTTTATTACTACACAGCAAATTCAACAGCTCTGCTTTCTTCATCTTTGAAATCCCTTTAAGACCCCTTGATTTTGCTATGGCTCTAAGTTCTATCAACTTCAGTGCACTCAAGTCTTCATCTTTCTCAGTTTCTTCCTCAGCATTGATAGACTC
This genomic stretch from Raphanus sativus cultivar WK10039 chromosome 3, ASM80110v3, whole genome shotgun sequence harbors:
- the LOC108834987 gene encoding putative F-box protein At1g47730, whose translation is MGEQQDGEMKRGSKRSKGASLHTDLIWEVLLRLPSKSIVQSRCMSKLFSSLTTQPDFIRSFAARSSPCLLILFEVESKLFVFSLSQQQKQNKNPAVALVVDRSYSMLCPDRYFFFNSESVHGLICVEKSGNPQIWNPTTRRFSTLPIPARSWRDGSVSFLGYDPVDSTYKVLSLPCGERRPRQPQPRALTLGGDGLWRVIQGVPEHAPFRHGAICVNGVLYYLAAPTRPEHYTNQSLACFHVRSEKLSMIKVPWNLTSGFRSLVHCGNKLTCVISLGDDINMWTLEDAEKHEWSHRHVCLPFLRHDPVTKTRFTLKGVNGAGEFMYVPRALVNPFHIIYFDPKGNSFRRCVVDGVADDQYRRQNGLWDGPLGTTSAYSNHVETLMAL